The following proteins are encoded in a genomic region of uncultured Hyphomonas sp.:
- a CDS encoding TetR family transcriptional regulator translates to MAIREDFQRARTDLEKEARRCEILDAAEDLLLKSGNERFAISALAARVGVSKSTVFLYFGNKEEMLLAVYERAFIRAFKQLGASLTDGMSGRAFCKAFIDSMIAHPSMLMLRAQLARTIERNVALESMVSSKQRILACGQAVSDKMDRVMGLEDGCGMRMLMALINLTAGAVQVDSLPYVDPDALPEDIADLLHTVSIRNIFMSGAELIFCGATGRPFD, encoded by the coding sequence ATGGCAATCCGTGAAGACTTCCAGCGTGCGCGTACCGACCTGGAAAAAGAAGCCCGACGCTGCGAGATCCTCGATGCGGCAGAGGACCTGCTCCTCAAGTCCGGGAATGAGCGGTTTGCCATTTCGGCACTCGCGGCCCGGGTCGGTGTTTCGAAAAGCACAGTCTTCCTCTATTTCGGCAACAAGGAAGAGATGCTGCTGGCCGTCTATGAGCGCGCCTTTATCCGGGCTTTCAAACAGCTCGGCGCAAGCCTGACGGACGGCATGTCCGGACGGGCATTCTGCAAAGCCTTCATCGACAGCATGATCGCGCATCCGTCCATGCTCATGTTGCGCGCCCAGCTCGCCCGGACGATCGAACGGAACGTCGCTCTGGAATCGATGGTCTCCTCCAAGCAGCGGATTCTCGCGTGCGGGCAGGCCGTTTCCGACAAAATGGACCGGGTGATGGGCCTGGAGGATGGCTGCGGCATGCGTATGCTGATGGCGCTGATCAACCTGACAGCGGGCGCCGTGCAGGTGGATTCCCTGCCTTATGTCGATCCGGATGCCTTGCCGGAAGACATTGCCGATCTCCTGCACACGGTGTCGATCCGCAATATCTTCATGAGCGGGGCGGAACTCATCTTCTGCGGCGCGACAGGCCGGCCCTTCGATTGA
- a CDS encoding acyl-CoA dehydrogenase family protein, with the protein MDGSFYSEELSAHTREDEREWDEFCAGVDEFLDTELTEDLRAAGRATTGLKSDAEACRIWREKLNTRGWYAPTWPVEHGGAGWTAEQRIYFENACAARDAPILMNSGVRTIGPLIIEAGTPEQKARYLPAILKGEHEWCQGFSEPQAGSDLSALSMKAERDGDDFILTGSKLWTSFAQYATHMFLLARTDPAEQGGKGVVFLLVEMDRPGIEVRPIKFIDGEYETNEVFFNGVRTPVADRIGEIGEGWKTAKQLMSIARGNNTTTGLLRRAMRAARRNAAANGALPASLQMRFAELEMRIDTLEALDERTNEGVGTLVGGPASSQLKLLATELHQAITEVALEAAPDSDFAQAKYMATRAATIYSGTSEVHRNILARAVGCP; encoded by the coding sequence ATGGATGGCAGCTTTTACTCGGAAGAATTATCGGCTCATACTCGAGAGGACGAGCGTGAGTGGGATGAATTCTGCGCCGGAGTAGACGAGTTTCTCGATACGGAACTGACGGAGGACCTGCGGGCCGCCGGGCGCGCGACGACGGGTCTGAAGTCAGACGCCGAAGCCTGCCGCATCTGGCGCGAAAAGCTGAACACGCGCGGCTGGTACGCTCCGACATGGCCGGTGGAGCATGGCGGCGCGGGCTGGACGGCGGAACAGCGCATCTATTTCGAAAATGCGTGCGCCGCCCGCGACGCGCCGATCCTGATGAATTCCGGTGTACGGACGATTGGCCCGCTGATCATCGAGGCCGGAACGCCGGAGCAAAAGGCCCGCTACCTGCCCGCCATCCTGAAAGGCGAACATGAATGGTGCCAGGGCTTCTCCGAACCGCAGGCGGGGTCTGACCTGTCGGCCCTGTCGATGAAGGCAGAGCGCGACGGCGACGATTTCATCCTGACGGGCAGCAAGCTCTGGACGAGCTTTGCCCAGTACGCGACGCATATGTTCCTGCTGGCCCGCACCGATCCGGCCGAGCAGGGCGGCAAGGGCGTCGTCTTCCTGCTGGTGGAGATGGACCGTCCGGGCATTGAAGTGCGCCCGATCAAATTCATCGATGGCGAGTACGAGACGAACGAAGTGTTCTTCAACGGTGTGCGCACCCCCGTGGCAGACCGGATCGGCGAGATCGGCGAAGGCTGGAAGACCGCCAAGCAGCTGATGTCCATCGCACGCGGCAACAACACGACGACCGGTCTGCTGCGCCGGGCCATGCGTGCCGCCAGGCGGAATGCCGCCGCCAATGGCGCCCTGCCCGCCTCGCTCCAGATGCGCTTTGCCGAACTGGAGATGCGGATCGATACGCTCGAAGCACTTGATGAGCGTACGAACGAAGGCGTCGGCACGTTGGTTGGCGGGCCAGCCTCCTCGCAGCTGAAACTGCTGGCGACGGAACTGCACCAGGCCATCACGGAAGTTGCGCTGGAGGCGGCGCCGGACAGCGATTTCGCGCAAGCCAAATACATGGCGACCCGCGCCGCGACGATCTATTCCGGCACCAGCGAAGTACACCGGAACATTCTCGCCAGGGCGGTCGGCTGTCCGTAG
- a CDS encoding GGDEF domain-containing protein: MQAAATAEAKPVAPPSNGAGLKQVFRNAQKAFDLIQKHRTPPEPKTYAVWYAYVEAADPRVVERVDSVIAENGTLTPFDIASIFRELLTEETGASARHTIGLAIEKEIDEVMKIIQQGVQNSDDFGASLDKANEELPGAASSGNIASLLSTLMEDNKRMAQTTRELNQGLMDSQKQIATLNKELEEVQTQCMRDPLTAIANRRAFDERLEREVRAAAETGEKLCLALADIDHFKSVNDTYGHQVGDAVLQQFAAVVTQNIKGQDMVARYGGEEFAVILPETDLFSAYNLLVKIKYNFKSSETPIEGTLKTIKDVTASFGLVRYEPGMTPRDMIEQADHFLYEAKNAGRDRVKAKGF, translated from the coding sequence ATGCAAGCAGCCGCAACTGCCGAAGCCAAGCCCGTAGCCCCCCCTTCAAATGGGGCCGGTCTGAAGCAGGTATTCCGGAACGCTCAGAAGGCGTTCGACCTGATCCAGAAACACCGCACACCGCCGGAACCGAAGACATATGCCGTCTGGTACGCTTATGTGGAGGCCGCCGATCCGCGCGTGGTGGAACGCGTCGACAGCGTGATTGCCGAAAATGGTACGCTCACCCCCTTTGATATTGCATCCATTTTCCGGGAATTGCTGACCGAGGAAACCGGTGCATCCGCCCGTCACACGATTGGCCTGGCCATCGAAAAGGAAATCGACGAGGTGATGAAGATCATCCAGCAGGGTGTTCAGAACAGCGACGACTTCGGCGCTTCCCTCGACAAGGCAAATGAAGAACTGCCCGGCGCGGCGTCCAGCGGAAACATCGCCTCTCTGCTCTCGACCCTGATGGAAGACAACAAGCGGATGGCGCAGACCACGCGCGAGCTGAACCAGGGCCTGATGGATTCCCAGAAGCAGATCGCCACGCTGAACAAGGAACTGGAGGAAGTCCAGACCCAGTGCATGCGCGACCCGCTGACGGCCATCGCCAACCGCCGCGCCTTCGACGAGCGGCTGGAACGGGAAGTCCGCGCCGCCGCCGAAACCGGCGAAAAACTGTGCCTTGCGCTGGCCGACATCGATCACTTCAAGAGCGTCAACGACACGTATGGCCACCAGGTGGGCGATGCGGTGCTGCAGCAGTTTGCGGCTGTCGTGACGCAGAACATCAAGGGCCAGGACATGGTAGCCCGCTATGGCGGCGAGGAATTCGCGGTCATCCTTCCGGAAACGGACCTGTTCTCGGCCTACAACCTGCTTGTGAAGATCAAGTACAACTTCAAGAGCTCCGAGACGCCGATTGAAGGCACGCTGAAGACGATCAAGGACGTGACGGCCTCCTTCGGCCTCGTGCGCTACGAGCCGGGCATGACGCCGCGCGACATGATCGAACAGGCCGACCACTTCCTGTATGAGGCCAAGAATGCCGGCCGCGACCGGGTGAAAGCCAAGGGCTTCTGA
- a CDS encoding YraN family protein: MAERKRQAAEKRGRKGEWFAALYLQAKGYRILDRRVRTPMGEVDLIARRGDLIAFVEVKYRRDVQIAAGAVTPASWQRIARAADFWMARHPSLADCGWRYDLIALAPGKLPQHLQDAWRPGLA; the protein is encoded by the coding sequence ATGGCTGAGCGGAAACGGCAGGCGGCGGAGAAACGTGGCCGCAAGGGCGAATGGTTCGCCGCGCTCTACCTGCAGGCCAAGGGCTATCGCATCCTCGACCGGCGGGTGCGCACGCCCATGGGCGAAGTGGACCTGATCGCGCGGCGCGGAGACCTGATTGCGTTCGTTGAAGTGAAATACCGCCGGGACGTCCAAATTGCCGCAGGCGCCGTAACGCCGGCCAGCTGGCAACGCATCGCGCGGGCGGCAGACTTCTGGATGGCGCGCCACCCTTCTCTTGCAGATTGCGGCTGGCGTTATGACCTGATCGCGCTCGCACCGGGGAAACTGCCGCAGCATCTACAGGATGCGTGGCGCCCAGGCCTGGCCTGA
- the rsmI gene encoding 16S rRNA (cytidine(1402)-2'-O)-methyltransferase produces the protein MSSPETSSETSGAQAIPGWRDSRGAGPDGQPSQSSAQALSPGLYVVSTPIGNLRDITLRALDVLAAADEVLAEDTRVAGKLLSAYGVKARLSPYHDHNGAERRPELLRKLAEGARIALVSDAGTPLVSDPGWKLAHEALEAGHRVFPVPGASAMLAGLVASGLPSDRFCFAGFLPPKQGARKQSLESLKTVPATLIFYESGPRLADTLADMAAVLGAGRPGAVTRELTKLFEETRRGTLAELAAHYAEAGGPKGEIVVLTGPPLDEAVTPERLDAALREALADQPTKAAANAVADALGLPKREVYQRALQIKADG, from the coding sequence ATGTCGTCTCCTGAAACATCTTCTGAAACATCCGGCGCGCAGGCGATTCCCGGCTGGCGCGACTCTAGGGGGGCCGGGCCGGACGGGCAACCGTCCCAATCATCCGCGCAGGCGCTGTCTCCGGGTCTGTATGTCGTCTCCACGCCGATCGGCAATCTGCGGGACATTACGCTCCGGGCGCTGGACGTGCTGGCGGCGGCCGATGAAGTGCTGGCCGAGGACACACGCGTGGCGGGGAAACTCCTGTCCGCCTATGGGGTTAAGGCCCGCCTCAGCCCCTATCATGACCACAATGGGGCGGAACGGAGACCGGAACTCCTGCGCAAGCTGGCCGAGGGCGCGCGCATCGCGCTCGTCTCGGATGCGGGCACGCCGCTGGTATCCGATCCGGGCTGGAAGCTGGCGCATGAGGCGCTGGAAGCGGGCCACCGCGTCTTCCCCGTGCCGGGCGCCTCCGCCATGCTGGCGGGCCTGGTGGCCAGCGGCCTGCCGAGCGACCGGTTCTGCTTCGCCGGATTTCTGCCGCCAAAACAAGGGGCGCGGAAGCAAAGCCTCGAAAGCCTGAAGACGGTCCCAGCAACGCTGATCTTCTATGAGAGCGGGCCGCGCCTCGCCGACACGCTGGCGGACATGGCCGCCGTTCTGGGCGCAGGCAGGCCCGGCGCGGTGACGCGGGAACTGACAAAACTGTTCGAGGAAACCCGCCGCGGCACGCTGGCAGAGCTTGCCGCGCACTATGCCGAGGCGGGCGGCCCGAAAGGCGAGATCGTCGTGCTGACCGGCCCGCCATTGGATGAGGCCGTCACGCCGGAACGCCTCGACGCGGCGCTAAGGGAGGCCCTCGCCGACCAGCCGACCAAGGCCGCTGCGAATGCCGTGGCCGATGCCCTCGGCCTGCCCAAGCGCGAAGTCTACCAGCGCGCCCTGCAGATCAAGGCCGATGGCTGA
- a CDS encoding penicillin-binding protein activator: protein MLQPLLRTIKAPSFLLIGFLFATACASAPARPPVQIGTGSPRVEPVTGPTEAPEEGVDVGDLGEPEDLTQIVGDGGLTPAFMEGRKIKRAAVLLPFSHPNAQVRAEAESMLAGIELALFQYAGDEFLVIPKDTAGKTSVTEARIDEAIQEKANVVLGPLFGANVKAITERAQDKKIPVIAFSTDRTAAGGGAYLASIPPEEEVRRMVEYAAGQGIFSYVFLGPQTAYGRQIETALRTEAFNNGGVVLTSAFYMPETGATEAARSVSEILKSEIEVRPKQKVAVMIPERGVKLLSIAPLLPYNGVDMTHITLMGTSLWADESIWREPTLNGAVYPAPDPENLTTFREAYRRIYGKTPTDLAAVAYDAAAVAVRLAAEDNLKYNGVTDPDGFFGVNGLFRFRIDGTSQRGLAVMQIRPTGAELIQKGASQFGPGAS, encoded by the coding sequence TTGCTGCAACCATTGCTCAGGACGATCAAAGCGCCAAGCTTTCTTCTCATCGGTTTCCTGTTCGCCACCGCCTGTGCCAGCGCGCCGGCGCGTCCGCCCGTCCAGATCGGCACCGGGAGCCCCCGGGTTGAGCCCGTCACCGGGCCGACCGAGGCGCCGGAAGAGGGCGTCGATGTCGGTGACCTGGGCGAGCCGGAAGACCTGACCCAAATTGTCGGGGATGGCGGCCTGACCCCGGCCTTCATGGAAGGGCGCAAGATCAAGCGCGCCGCCGTGCTGCTGCCATTCTCCCACCCGAACGCACAGGTCCGCGCCGAGGCCGAGAGCATGCTGGCCGGCATCGAGCTGGCCCTGTTCCAGTATGCGGGCGACGAGTTCCTGGTCATCCCGAAAGACACCGCCGGCAAGACGTCGGTCACCGAGGCCCGCATCGACGAGGCCATCCAGGAAAAGGCCAATGTCGTGCTCGGCCCGCTGTTCGGCGCCAATGTGAAAGCCATCACCGAGCGCGCGCAGGACAAGAAGATTCCCGTCATCGCCTTCTCGACGGACCGCACCGCGGCGGGCGGCGGCGCCTATCTCGCTTCGATCCCGCCGGAAGAAGAAGTCCGCCGCATGGTCGAATACGCCGCCGGGCAGGGCATCTTCAGCTATGTCTTCCTCGGCCCGCAAACCGCCTATGGCCGCCAGATCGAGACGGCGCTGCGCACCGAAGCCTTCAACAATGGCGGCGTGGTGCTGACCTCCGCCTTCTACATGCCGGAGACCGGTGCAACCGAAGCGGCACGCTCCGTTTCCGAGATCCTGAAATCGGAAATCGAAGTCCGCCCGAAGCAAAAAGTGGCCGTGATGATTCCGGAGCGCGGCGTCAAGCTGCTCTCCATCGCGCCGCTGCTGCCCTATAACGGCGTCGACATGACCCATATCACGCTGATGGGCACCAGCCTCTGGGCCGACGAATCCATCTGGCGCGAGCCGACGCTGAACGGCGCCGTCTATCCCGCGCCGGACCCGGAAAACCTCACCACCTTCCGCGAAGCCTATCGCCGTATCTATGGCAAAACGCCGACAGACCTCGCCGCCGTCGCCTATGACGCGGCCGCCGTCGCCGTGCGCCTCGCGGCGGAAGACAACCTCAAATACAATGGCGTGACAGACCCCGACGGCTTCTTCGGCGTCAACGGCCTGTTCCGCTTCCGCATCGACGGCACCAGCCAGCGCGGCCTCGCCGTGATGCAGATCCGCCCCACCGGCGCAGAGCTGATCCAGAAAGGCGCAAGCCAGTTTGGCCCCGGGGCAAGCTGA
- the dnaJ gene encoding molecular chaperone DnaJ, whose translation MSKRDYYEVLGVSRDVDAKALKSAYRKLAMKYHPDQNPDNKEAEDKFKEVGEAYAILSDEQKRAAYDQFGHGAFENSMGGGGGNPFGAGVHPEDIFQDLFSQVFGAGGFGGGRRRAGPQRGADLRYDLEITLAEAFAGKDETIHVPQAVDCKTCEGSGAAPGTEPETCETCHGAGRVRAQQGFFTMERTCPRCGGKGKTIKKPCKDCGGAGQVREERTLNVKIPAGVESGMRIRLAGEGEAGANGGGKGDLYIFVDVVEHDIFERDGPNLYCRAPVPMVTAALGGEIEIPTIDGGRARVVVPEGAQTGRKLRLRGKGMPSVRQSGHTGDLFVEMFVETPRNLSPRQKDILREFCDCSGADCHPESEGFLGRIKRFWNGDHEEDRPN comes from the coding sequence ATGAGCAAGCGCGACTATTACGAAGTTCTAGGCGTCTCACGCGATGTCGACGCAAAGGCGTTGAAATCCGCCTATCGCAAGCTGGCCATGAAATACCATCCGGACCAGAATCCGGACAACAAGGAAGCCGAAGACAAGTTCAAGGAAGTCGGCGAGGCCTATGCGATCCTCTCCGACGAGCAGAAACGCGCCGCCTATGACCAGTTCGGCCATGGCGCCTTTGAAAACAGCATGGGCGGGGGCGGCGGCAATCCGTTCGGCGCCGGCGTTCACCCGGAAGACATTTTCCAGGACCTGTTCAGCCAGGTGTTCGGCGCAGGCGGCTTCGGCGGCGGGCGTCGCCGTGCAGGCCCCCAGCGCGGGGCGGACCTGCGCTACGACCTCGAAATCACGCTTGCCGAAGCCTTTGCCGGCAAGGACGAAACCATTCACGTGCCCCAGGCCGTCGACTGCAAGACCTGCGAAGGGTCTGGCGCCGCGCCGGGCACGGAGCCTGAAACCTGCGAGACCTGCCATGGCGCAGGCCGCGTGCGCGCCCAGCAGGGCTTTTTCACGATGGAACGCACCTGCCCGCGCTGCGGCGGCAAGGGCAAGACCATCAAGAAGCCGTGCAAGGATTGCGGCGGGGCCGGGCAGGTGCGCGAAGAGCGTACGCTGAACGTGAAGATCCCCGCAGGCGTCGAAAGCGGCATGCGCATCCGACTCGCCGGTGAAGGCGAAGCCGGGGCCAATGGCGGCGGCAAGGGCGACCTCTACATCTTCGTCGATGTCGTCGAGCATGACATTTTCGAACGCGACGGGCCGAACCTCTACTGCCGTGCGCCGGTACCGATGGTCACGGCAGCCCTTGGCGGCGAAATCGAGATCCCCACCATCGATGGCGGCCGTGCCCGTGTCGTGGTGCCGGAAGGCGCCCAGACCGGCCGCAAGCTGCGCCTGCGCGGCAAGGGCATGCCGTCGGTGCGCCAGTCCGGCCATACCGGCGACCTGTTCGTCGAGATGTTCGTCGAAACCCCGCGCAACCTGTCGCCCCGCCAGAAAGACATCCTGCGCGAATTCTGCGACTGTTCCGGCGCCGATTGCCACCCCGAAAGCGAAGGCTTCCTCGGCCGCATCAAACGCTTCTGGAACGGCGACCACGAAGAAGACCGCCCGAACTGA
- a CDS encoding helix-turn-helix transcriptional regulator: MDTFPSTNWAKMVSGLRHDHGLSQRALAERLSVDQTTISRWERGKDLPGVRHRRLMRDMMRQTATSRQDKLTKLRVQMSSWPATLLRQGAVFVEVSRAAAAEVAVEDIAPGCSLYGRFGDEADEQMHAWERSGIFSGDLAMTVSLNRIQSSAGPVYFRGMDTPHISASGEIWCLCELRRLSEAEYATELRQMGGPLLSIPYDALG; the protein is encoded by the coding sequence ATGGACACGTTTCCTTCCACGAACTGGGCCAAGATGGTTTCAGGCCTGCGTCACGACCACGGCCTGTCCCAGCGTGCGCTGGCCGAACGCCTTTCCGTAGACCAGACCACAATCTCCCGTTGGGAGCGGGGGAAAGACCTGCCCGGCGTTCGTCACCGCCGCCTGATGCGGGACATGATGCGGCAGACCGCGACCAGCCGTCAGGACAAGTTGACAAAACTCCGTGTACAAATGTCTTCCTGGCCTGCGACCTTGCTTCGGCAAGGTGCCGTTTTTGTGGAAGTCAGTCGGGCCGCGGCAGCAGAAGTCGCGGTCGAGGACATCGCCCCGGGCTGCAGCTTGTATGGAAGGTTCGGCGACGAGGCGGACGAGCAGATGCATGCCTGGGAACGCTCCGGCATTTTCTCCGGCGATCTTGCGATGACTGTGTCGCTCAACCGGATACAGTCATCCGCTGGCCCGGTCTATTTCCGCGGTATGGACACGCCGCACATTTCCGCGTCAGGGGAAATCTGGTGCCTGTGTGAATTGCGGCGCCTCAGCGAAGCGGAATACGCTACCGAACTCCGCCAGATGGGCGGCCCGCTCCTCTCCATCCCCTACGACGCGCTGGGCTGA
- a CDS encoding TonB-dependent receptor, whose protein sequence is MSKFSFRTSLFCAISAAAFTQGLAHAEEDEALTMDQVVVSASRSAVPVNQLGDAISVLSAETIELQQLTTLDDALERTPGVSITRSGGVGQNTQVRMRGFTSKHVLVLIDGVKVNNPSEGDNQFGIDHLFLDNIEKVEVLRGPQSGVYGADAVAGVINVVTKRPEGPLQVRGSAMVGENDTYEVSAGVQKGEERYGFSGTVSYFDTAGISLASRPPGNTERDGYENFTAQLRGEFRPTADTEVSGWLRYTDAMNEIDEGSLPADNPLGLPGYIFQDSEGEMQSEQLFGAIKGEWVTLDGKLTHTGQLSYVDLQGLYKTPTTEQDSEGQTLEATYYATWRPNEAVTLTGGAEYRDEKAVFEQPVGFAYALIDESISNTAVFAEANIEIAEGFFLSGAARYDDNEKFGGEFTHRLTAAYNLPDGLDIPGVETKLRVSYGEGAEAPGLRQMLGSSATFQGNPNLKPESSWMADAGIDQRLENGKASWSFTMFTGEADAGIFSIYDPVTLVSTPQNIDSPVEMKGVEVDAVYAPVRWLDLSGAYTYLEAEEKAAGTQLFGRPKHEASAAVTVRPIEDLSLTVDAYWRDEFFSDYPSTYVMPSYSLFNLSAVWNINDAVTLSARLQNAGDKFYEEKLGDATYGRTGQVRLTVRY, encoded by the coding sequence ATGTCCAAATTCTCCTTTCGTACCTCCCTTTTCTGCGCCATCTCGGCGGCTGCTTTCACGCAGGGGCTTGCCCATGCGGAGGAAGACGAGGCCCTCACCATGGATCAGGTGGTCGTTTCCGCGTCGCGCTCAGCGGTACCGGTGAACCAGCTGGGCGATGCGATCAGTGTTCTCAGCGCCGAGACAATCGAACTGCAGCAGCTGACCACGCTGGACGATGCACTGGAGCGCACGCCGGGCGTTTCAATCACGCGCTCCGGAGGTGTGGGCCAGAACACGCAGGTCCGCATGCGCGGTTTCACCAGCAAGCATGTTCTGGTGCTGATCGACGGGGTGAAGGTCAACAACCCCTCCGAAGGCGACAACCAGTTCGGCATCGACCACCTCTTCCTCGACAACATCGAGAAGGTGGAAGTGCTCCGCGGGCCGCAGTCCGGCGTGTACGGTGCTGACGCCGTGGCCGGTGTCATCAACGTCGTCACCAAGCGTCCGGAAGGGCCTCTGCAGGTGCGCGGCTCTGCCATGGTCGGCGAGAACGATACGTATGAAGTCAGCGCCGGTGTGCAAAAAGGTGAGGAACGCTACGGCTTTTCCGGCACGGTTTCCTACTTCGACACAGCAGGCATCTCGCTCGCCAGCCGGCCGCCGGGCAACACCGAACGGGACGGCTATGAGAATTTCACCGCCCAGTTGCGCGGGGAATTCCGTCCGACGGCGGACACTGAAGTCAGCGGCTGGCTGCGCTACACCGACGCCATGAACGAAATCGACGAGGGCTCCCTGCCGGCAGACAACCCGCTCGGCCTGCCGGGCTATATCTTCCAGGACTCCGAAGGCGAAATGCAGAGCGAACAGCTGTTCGGCGCCATCAAGGGCGAGTGGGTCACGCTGGACGGAAAGCTCACCCATACAGGCCAGCTCTCCTATGTCGATCTTCAGGGCCTCTACAAGACGCCGACGACCGAGCAGGACAGCGAAGGTCAGACGCTGGAAGCGACCTACTATGCCACCTGGCGCCCAAACGAGGCCGTCACATTGACAGGGGGCGCCGAATACCGGGACGAAAAGGCCGTGTTCGAACAACCGGTCGGTTTCGCTTATGCGCTGATCGACGAAAGCATTTCCAACACCGCCGTGTTCGCCGAAGCCAACATCGAAATAGCAGAAGGCTTCTTCCTGTCGGGGGCCGCGCGCTATGACGATAATGAAAAGTTCGGCGGTGAGTTTACCCACCGCCTGACGGCTGCCTACAACCTGCCGGACGGGTTAGACATTCCGGGTGTGGAAACCAAGCTGCGCGTTTCTTACGGCGAAGGTGCCGAGGCGCCCGGCTTGCGCCAGATGCTCGGCTCGTCAGCAACCTTCCAGGGCAACCCGAACCTCAAACCGGAATCCAGCTGGATGGCCGATGCCGGGATCGACCAGCGCCTTGAAAATGGCAAAGCGTCCTGGAGCTTCACCATGTTCACCGGCGAGGCTGATGCCGGGATCTTCTCCATCTACGATCCTGTGACCCTTGTCAGTACACCGCAGAACATCGACAGCCCGGTGGAAATGAAAGGCGTCGAAGTGGACGCCGTCTACGCCCCGGTTCGCTGGCTCGACCTCAGCGGTGCCTACACCTATCTCGAAGCGGAAGAGAAAGCCGCGGGTACGCAGCTGTTCGGCCGCCCAAAGCATGAGGCCAGCGCCGCCGTCACGGTCCGCCCGATCGAGGATCTGTCGCTTACGGTTGATGCTTACTGGCGCGACGAGTTCTTCAGCGATTATCCGTCCACCTATGTCATGCCCAGCTATTCGCTGTTCAACCTGTCGGCCGTCTGGAATATCAATGACGCGGTGACACTGTCGGCGCGCCTCCAGAATGCTGGTGACAAATTCTATGAGGAGAAGCTGGGCGACGCCACTTATGGCCGCACGGGCCAGGTTCGCCTCACGGTCCGCTACTAG
- a CDS encoding glycerophosphodiester phosphodiesterase family protein codes for MRKALLTLHAASAAALLAGCATATPATAEPPAAATEAVIESFPLIADAGGMPDFFNCLRQQDAILISAHRGGPVPGYPENALETFQHTVTEIPALLEIDVQKSADGVMILMHDDTLERTSTGGGEASRLTLAELQAFTLEDNDGSATAFRIPTLDAVLDWSEGRAMLALDRKGTTTYQDLVEAVAEHDAFGRVMFATYSLEDAALVSGLSSKAMIVTPIEKIEDLQTLRVSGVNLANVISWGGTEVPRPEFYADLEAKGVESAFATIGWWTGSWDSRIEMLEDDTLYRRITRGARLLATDRGRDVAKVLPGIAAAKACTRG; via the coding sequence ATGCGCAAGGCACTTCTGACGTTGCATGCGGCTTCTGCGGCGGCGCTGCTGGCCGGATGCGCCACGGCGACCCCGGCAACCGCGGAGCCGCCGGCGGCAGCCACGGAAGCCGTCATCGAAAGCTTCCCGCTGATCGCGGACGCGGGCGGCATGCCGGACTTTTTCAATTGCCTGCGCCAGCAGGACGCGATCCTGATCAGCGCACACCGGGGCGGCCCGGTGCCGGGCTATCCGGAGAATGCGCTGGAAACCTTCCAGCATACTGTCACCGAAATTCCCGCGCTGCTGGAAATCGACGTCCAGAAGAGCGCCGATGGCGTCATGATCCTCATGCATGACGACACGCTGGAGCGGACATCGACGGGCGGAGGTGAGGCAAGCCGCCTGACACTGGCGGAGCTTCAGGCTTTCACTCTGGAAGACAATGACGGCAGTGCCACCGCATTCCGGATACCGACACTGGACGCGGTGCTCGACTGGAGTGAAGGCCGCGCAATGCTTGCGCTCGACCGCAAGGGCACGACGACCTATCAGGATCTGGTCGAGGCAGTGGCAGAGCATGATGCCTTTGGTCGGGTCATGTTCGCGACTTACTCGCTGGAAGATGCCGCGCTGGTCTCTGGTCTGTCTTCAAAGGCGATGATCGTTACACCCATCGAGAAAATCGAAGACCTGCAGACGCTCCGTGTGTCAGGGGTTAACCTCGCAAACGTCATATCCTGGGGCGGCACCGAAGTGCCCCGTCCGGAGTTCTATGCCGACCTTGAAGCCAAGGGCGTGGAAAGCGCATTCGCCACGATTGGCTGGTGGACGGGGTCATGGGACAGCCGCATCGAGATGCTGGAGGACGATACGCTCTACCGCCGCATCACCCGCGGCGCGCGCCTTCTGGCAACAGACCGGGGCCGGGACGTCGCGAAAGTGCTGCCGGGGATTGCTGCTGCAAAGGCGTGCACGAGGGGCTAG